A window from Schistosoma haematobium chromosome 1, whole genome shotgun sequence encodes these proteins:
- a CDS encoding hypothetical protein (EggNog:ENOG410V79H~COG:J) → MSGGYPVLELSAEDLRLMLAAHVHVGETNMNFQMSTYVHGCTKDNYHIIKLDKTWEKILLSARAIAAIDHPTDVYAVGSRPFTQRAVLKFANYTGTTAMAGRFTPGTFTNQKQSCFREPRLLIVSDPISDHQAVYEANSVNVPLIAFCNTDTPLSRVDIVIPCNNKSTHSIAVVWWLLAREVRRIRGEDTRLHQWSVLPDLFLYRDPNEEEQNTEEVDDARLEPALPGADIEAAETWGVEPTMPVGSLGDMGIAAAGYGPVGGTAGGWSNLDADPTETW, encoded by the exons ATGTCTGGTGGTTATCCAGTTTTAGAACTCTCGGCAGAGGACCTGCGCCTAATGCTTGCAGCTCACGTTCATGTGGGGGAGACTAATATGAATTTCCAAATGTCAACATACGTCCATGGGTGTACTAAAGATAATTATCACATTATTAAGTTGGATAAAACATGGGAGAAAATCCTTTTATCAGCTCGTGCTATTGCAGCAATTGATCATCCGACTGATGTTTACGCGGTCGGGTCCAGGCCGTTTACTCAGCGTGCTGTATTAAAATTTGCGAACTACACAGGAACAACAGCAATGGCAGGCCGCTTCACACCTGGTACTTTCACCAACCAGAAACAA TCTTGTTTCCGAGAGCCCCGCCTGCTAATTGTCAGTGATCCAATAAGCGATCACCAAGCTGTATATGAAGCTAATTCTGTAAATGTCCCGCTCATTGCATTCTGCAATACTGACACCCCTTTGTCACGTGTTGATATCGTCATTCCCTGTAATAACAAG TCAACGCATTCTATTGCCGTTGTGTGGTGGCTTCTCGCTCGTGAAGTTCGGCGCATCCGCGGTGAAGACACAAGGTTGCATCAATGGAGTGTATTACCTGACCTGTTTCTCTATCGCGATCCCAACGAAGAAGAGCAAAATACTGAGGAAGTTGATGATGCTAGATTGGAACCCGCTTTGCCAG GGGCCGATATCGAAGCTGCAGAAACGTGGGGGGTTGAGCCAACAATGCCTGTCGGATCATTAGGCGATATGGGGATAGCCGCTGCTGGTTACGGTCCTGTTGGTGGGACAGCAGGTGGTTGGAGTAATTTAGATGCCGATCCAACAGAAACATGGTAG
- a CDS encoding hypothetical protein (EggNog:ENOG410VCGD~COG:W), producing MLPKQLPYTSDDINISESTLSNHGSDLFSNTQQINPSSVNSNALDSNISPETNHNGKSLLVEAVSSQTTDNAKTISYQLPTNSGYESLSLSSKKDDIIPSSALLQEISVNTDAYQPSSDFPYNENVLSDSVHQSDNLLLHKQVETLTCKLMASQDQIDRLLEEKRIWVENMQHANNSKESNHQVTPGELRGRWIQAKNLAETYKREKESMVIKYAQSEQKRIQLEQQIHSLECKIGRLFNSNNFEQHQQTEGTEKTDDTDKSSVKNQPHKTSVINSSIANNDSNEKSKIEHLQKVCISFYFSLVIVLFIMPVNIVVHESA from the exons ATGTTACCTAAACAATTACCCTACACCAGTGATGACATTAATATCTCCGAGTCCACACTTAGCAATCATGGTTCGGATTTATTTTCTAACACACAACAGATAAACCCATCTTCAGTCAATTCGAATGCTCTTGACTCAAATATTAGTCCTGAAACCAACCACAACGGTAAATCGCTCTTAGTTGAAGCTGTTTCATCACAAACTACAGATAATGCAAAAACTATTTCTTATCAGCTTCCCACTAACTCTGGTTATGAGTCGTTATCACTAAGTTCCAAGAAAGATGACATTATTCCAAGTTCTGCATTACTTCAGGAGATTTCAGTGAATACAGACGCTTATCAGCCTTCTAGTGATTTTCCATATAACGAAAATGTGTTAAGTGATTCTGTTCACCAGTCTGACAACTTACTACTTCATAAACAAGTCGAAACACTAACATGTAAACTCATGGCCTCTCAAGATCAGATTGATCGGCTTTTAGAAGAAAAACGTATTTGGGTTGAAAATATGCAGCATGCAAATAATTCTAAGGAATCGAACCATCAAGTAACTCCAGGTGAGCTACGCGGAAGATGGATACAAGCTAAAAATTTAGCTGAAACATATAAACGCGAAAAGGAATCTATGGTTATTAAGTACGCTCAG AGTGAACAGAAACGAATACAATTAGAACAACAGATTCACAGTCTGGAATGTAAAATAGGCCgtttatttaattcaaataaCTTCGAACAACATCAACAGACGGAGGGAACTGAAAAGACTGATGATACAGATAAGTCTTCAGTGAAAAACCAACCTCATAAAACATCTGTGATAAATTCATCGATAGCGAACAATGACTCCAATGAGAAATCTAAAATAGAACATCTTCAAAAGGTCtgtattagtttttatttttccctAGTCATAGTGTTATTTATCATGCCTGTAAATATCGTGGTCCATGAATCAGCGTAa